From a single Nocardioides panacis genomic region:
- a CDS encoding M23 family metallopeptidase: MRLRALVLALLVVLLAGLTAVPSAAREDRDPRWRFYSSDHRLHTSPWFAGRHRVMIGYGCTVAPYYAHDRRCPGRRGFHHGIDVAMPCGTRLNSNVRGRVVDPASSGAPGAAYGPYAFRIRARSGVDVLIGHVRRVYVAPGDLVRPGRLVARANDQGAPDGCHLHFEVRRAGGGPASAIDPAPYLRLG; the protein is encoded by the coding sequence ATGCGGCTGCGTGCGCTGGTCCTCGCCCTCCTGGTCGTGCTGCTCGCCGGGCTGACCGCGGTGCCGTCGGCGGCCCGCGAGGACCGCGACCCACGCTGGCGGTTCTACTCCTCCGACCACCGGCTGCACACCAGCCCGTGGTTCGCCGGCCGGCACCGGGTGATGATCGGCTACGGCTGCACGGTCGCGCCGTACTACGCGCACGACCGGCGCTGCCCGGGACGCCGCGGCTTCCACCACGGCATCGACGTGGCGATGCCGTGCGGCACCCGGCTGAACAGCAACGTCCGGGGTCGCGTCGTGGACCCGGCGTCGTCCGGTGCACCCGGTGCGGCGTACGGGCCCTACGCGTTCCGGATCCGGGCCCGCAGCGGCGTGGACGTGCTGATCGGCCACGTGCGCAGGGTGTACGTCGCCCCCGGCGACCTCGTGCGCCCCGGCCGGCTGGTCGCCCGGGCGAACGACCAGGGCGCACCGGACGGCTGCCACCTGCACTTCGAGGTGCGCCGCGCGGGCGGCGGCCCGGCCTCGGCGATCGACCCCGCGCCGTACCTGCGGCTGGGCTGA